One region of Gossypium raimondii isolate GPD5lz chromosome 6, ASM2569854v1, whole genome shotgun sequence genomic DNA includes:
- the LOC105773795 gene encoding leucine-rich repeat extensin-like protein 4, with protein sequence MGMFWLLAFILWQIIPTQAAITVGGGGVGINIGNAGGGGAGVWIGGGINNGPTPSSPSVSKLTTAYTALQAWKSAITDDPLGILKTWVGSDVCSYKGVFCAGPGPFVAGIDLNHANLQGSLVKELSVLTDISILHLNSNRFSGTVPDTFKDLSSLQELDISNNRFSGPFPAVTLYIPNLVYLDLRFNSFSGPVPEDLFNKRLDAIFLNNNQFDGELPQNLGNSPASVINLANNIFSGNIPASFGIASSKLKEILLFNNQLTGCIPQGIGLFSEMQVFDVSHNSLMGHLPDTVSCLSDIEVLNLAHNKLSGVLPDLVCSLGSLMNLSVAYNFFSGFSQECSKLSFRKGGFDFSLNCLPGRDMQRPQPECLVIPGGGLSCLRIPSARPLVCGALLGNLEVNVTSTSP encoded by the coding sequence ATGGGGATGTTCTGGCTCCTTGCTTTTATACTTTGGCAGATAATTCCGACACAAGCAGCTATCACTGTGGGAGGTGGTGGTGTTGGCATTAATATCGGCAATGCTGGTGGTGGCGGTGCAGGTGTTTGGATTGGTGGAGGAATCAACAACGGCCCAACTCCATCAAGCCCTTCAGTGTCAAAGCTCACCACTGCTTACACTGCTCTACAAGCATGGAAATCTGCAATCACAGATGACCCATTGGGGATTTTGAAGACTTGGGTTGGCTCAGATGTGTGTTCTTATAAAGGGGTATTTTGTGCAGGCCCTGGACCATTTGTTGCAGGCATAGATCTCAACCATGCCAATCTGCAAGGCTCTCTGGTTAAGGAACTCTCAGTCCTCACTGATATTTCAATCCTCCACCTTAACAGCAACAGGTTCTCAGGCACCGTTCCCGATACTTTCAAAGACCTTTCGTCACTTCAAGAGTTGGACATTAGTAACAATCGTTTCTCAGGACCTTTCCCTGCAGTTACTTTATACATTCCCAATCTCGTTTACTTAGACCTTAGGTTCAACAGCTTCTCAGGACCAGTCCCTGAAGACCTATTCAACAAAAGACTTGATGCCATCTTCCTCAACAACAACCAGTTTGACGGTGAACTTCCTCAAAATCTGGGTAATTCCCCAGCTTCTGTGATCAACTTGGCTAACAACATATTCAGTGGGAACATCCCAGCTAGTTTTGGCATAGCCAGTTCCAAGTTGAAGGAGATTTTACTGTTTAACAACCAGTTAACAGGCTGCATTCCACAAGGAATTGGACTGTTCTCAGAGATGCAAGTTTTCGATGTGAGCCACAACTCACTGATGGGTCATTTGCCAGACACGGTATCTTGCCTGAGTGACATTGAGGTTCTGAATTTGGCACACAATAAACTATCTGGGGTACTCCCCGATTTGGTTTGTTCTTTAGGGAGCCTTATGAATTTGAGTGTAGCATACAATTTCTTCTCTGGGTTTAGCcaggaatgttcaaagttgtcGTTTAGGAAGGGAGGGTTTGATTTCTCGTTGAATTGCTTACCCGGGAGAGACATGCAGAGACCACAACCAGAGTGCTTGGTGATCCCTGGTGGGGGGTTGAGTTGTTTGAGAATTCCTTCTGCACGGCCTCTGGTTTGTGGGGCATTGCTTGGGAACTTGGAGGTTAATGTAACCTCAACATCTCCATGA